TCAAGCAGGCTCAGTACTCTCCTCTGTCGACCGCTCTGATGGCTTCTTCGCTGTTCGCAGTGAACAAGGGTTTCATGGACGACATCGAAGTCAAGCAAGTGCTGCCCTTCGAATCTGGTCTGCACCAGTTCCTGAAGACCAGCCACGGCGCTCTGCTGGACCGTCTGAACGAAAAGCGTGCTTTCGACAAGGAAGGCAAGGACGAAGCTGAACTGACTGCAGCCATTACTGCATTCAAGAAGTCCTTCGCTTAATACCGGCGAGGAGTCATCATGGCAGCAGGTAAGGAAATACGCGGCAAGATCAAATCGGTGGAAAACACCAAGAAGATCACCAAAGCCATGGAAATGGTGGCTGCATCCAAAATGCGCAAGGCGCAGGACCGGATGCTGGCTGCCCGTCCATACAGCGAAAAAATCCGCAACATTGCAGCCCATCTTGGCGAAGCCAACCCTGAGTATGTGCATCCGTTCATGCAAGTGAGCGATGCCAAGAAGGTCGGCGTCATCGTGGTGACGACCGACAAGGGTTTGTGCGGCGGCATGAACACCAACGTGTTGCGTGTCGTCACCAACAAGTTGCGCGAACAGCAGGATGCGGGCATTGCGACAGAAGCGGTGGCCATTGGCGGCAAGGGACTGGGTTTCCTGAACCGTGTCGGTGCCAAGGTGGTCTCTCACGCTACAGGCCTGGGCGACACGCCTCACCTCGACAAGCTCATCGGGCCTGTCAAGGTGTTGCTGGACCAATATGCTGAAGGCAAGCTGAGTGCGGTGTACCTTTCGTACACCAAGTTCATCAACACCATGAAGCAGGAGTCGGTGGTGGAGCAGCTGCTCCCCCTCTCGTCCGAAAAGATGCAAGCCGAAAAGACCGGTGCATCCTGGGAATACATCTACGAGCCTGACGCTCAGAGCGTCATCGACGAACTGCTGGTTCGTTACGTGGAGTCCCTGGTGTACCAGGCCGTTGCGGAAAACATGGCGTCCGAGCAATCGGCGCGCATGGTGGCCATGAAGGCCGCAACCGACAACGCAGGTAGTGTCATTGGCGAGTTGAAGCTGGTCTACAACAAGACGCGTCAGGCAGCGATTACGACCGAGTTGTCGGAAATCGTGGCAGGCGCAGCCGCTGTGTAAACGGCTTTAACGAACAAACAGATTGGAGCAAAAAATGGCTCAAGTACAAGGCAAGATTGTTCAATGTATCGGCGCCGTGGTGGACGTGGAGTTTGCCCACGGCCAGGTGCCCAAGGTGTATGACGCCTTGAAGCTGGAAGGCACGGCCCTGACCCTGGAAGTTCAGCAGCAGCTGGGCGACGGCGTGGTGCGTACCATTGCCCTGGGTTCTTCCGACGGCCTCAAGCGTGGCCTGATGGTCACCAACACCGGCAACCCCATCACCGTGCCCGTGGGCAAGGCGACTCTGGGTCGTATCATGGACGTGCTGGGCAACCCCATCGACGAGCGCGGCGATGTGGACCAGGCACTGACTGCCCCCATCCACCGCAAGGCTCCTGCATACGACGAACTGTCGCCTTCGCAGGAACTGCTGGAAACCGGCATCAAGGTGATTGACCTGATCTCTCCTTTCGCCAAGGGCGGCAAGGTGGGTCTGTTCGGTGGCGCCGGTGTGGGCAAGACCGTGAACATGATGGAACTCATCAACAACATCGCCAAGGGCCACGGTGGTCTGTCGGTGTTTGCCGGTGTGGGTGAACGTACCCGCGAAGGCAATGACTTCTATCACGAAATGTCGGATGCCGGCGTTGTGAACCAGGCCAACCTGAACGAGTCCAAGGTTGCCATGGTTTACGGTCAGATGAACGAGCCTCCAGGAAACCGTCTGCGCGTTGCGCTGACCGGCCTGACCATGGCCGAAGCCTTCCGTGACGAAGGCAAGGACGTGCTGTTCTTCGTGGACAACATCTACCGCTACACACTGGCCGGTACCGAAGTGTCCGCTCTGCTGGGCCGTATGCCTTCCGCCGTGG
This region of Comamonas thiooxydans genomic DNA includes:
- the atpD gene encoding F0F1 ATP synthase subunit beta, producing MAQVQGKIVQCIGAVVDVEFAHGQVPKVYDALKLEGTALTLEVQQQLGDGVVRTIALGSSDGLKRGLMVTNTGNPITVPVGKATLGRIMDVLGNPIDERGDVDQALTAPIHRKAPAYDELSPSQELLETGIKVIDLISPFAKGGKVGLFGGAGVGKTVNMMELINNIAKGHGGLSVFAGVGERTREGNDFYHEMSDAGVVNQANLNESKVAMVYGQMNEPPGNRLRVALTGLTMAEAFRDEGKDVLFFVDNIYRYTLAGTEVSALLGRMPSAVGYQPTLAEEMGKLQERITSTKVGSITSIQAVYVPADDLTDPSPATTFAHLDSTVVLSRDIASLGIYPAVDPLDSTSRQLDPQVVGEEHYKVARQVQGTLQRYKELRDIIAILGMDELAPEDKLVVSRARKMQRFLSQPFHVAEVFTGAPGKYVPLAETIRGFKMIVNGEADHLPEQAFYMVGTIDEAFEKAKKLAA
- the atpG gene encoding F0F1 ATP synthase subunit gamma, with protein sequence MAAGKEIRGKIKSVENTKKITKAMEMVAASKMRKAQDRMLAARPYSEKIRNIAAHLGEANPEYVHPFMQVSDAKKVGVIVVTTDKGLCGGMNTNVLRVVTNKLREQQDAGIATEAVAIGGKGLGFLNRVGAKVVSHATGLGDTPHLDKLIGPVKVLLDQYAEGKLSAVYLSYTKFINTMKQESVVEQLLPLSSEKMQAEKTGASWEYIYEPDAQSVIDELLVRYVESLVYQAVAENMASEQSARMVAMKAATDNAGSVIGELKLVYNKTRQAAITTELSEIVAGAAAV